One window of the Microplitis demolitor isolate Queensland-Clemson2020A chromosome 10, iyMicDemo2.1a, whole genome shotgun sequence genome contains the following:
- the LOC103570460 gene encoding tumor necrosis factor receptor superfamily member 4 → MCSNNRFIIFIIIIGITFEIAEGRPRIRHHRGDGRCNRCAPGWGVTKLCTIERDTECSKCEQGTYSPHHNLQTCWICSRCGPGLYEAHPCTSKTDTVCDSCYRHAPDNPDYRRKCSEHKNLFLAPEDAINTGEQSSLVNEEDDGDVDKKLRQAILANDVKAEFLIN, encoded by the exons atgtgctccaataatcgatttattattttcataattattattggtaTTACATTCGAG ATAGCAGAAGGAAGACCTCGAATTCGTCATCATCGAGGGGACGGTAGATGCAACCGATGCGCTCCAGGTTGGGGAGTAACGAAACTCTGCACCATAGAACGCGACACCGAGTGCAGTAAATGTGAGCAGGGTACATACAGTCCACATCACAATCTACAGACCTGTTGGATTTGCTCACGCTGTGGTCCAGGTCTTTACGAAGCGCATCCTTGTACGTCCAAGACTGATACGGTCTGCGATTCTTGCTATCGGCATGCACCTGACAATCCTGATTACCGTAGAAAATGCTCCGAGCACAAGAATCTTTTTTTGGCACCCGAAGACGCAATCAATACTGGCGAACAGAGTTCTTTGGTTAATGAAGAAGATGATGGtgatgttgataaaaaattgcgCCAAGCCATTCTTGCTAACGACGTTAAagctgaatttttaattaattaa
- the LOC103570461 gene encoding uncharacterized protein LOC103570461 produces MKDSESNDRELPTDVKQFHDLSNKTKITQSTGEIKCEKMFDDKDKMIKDLFKKFNVNLPANWDELNNQDKRKLVRKWTREAFPNLPESLLTITVGWTVNGDCGRSADQVPDWLDREKFARGQKFARDNLFGIYFSQLLTLFGLFSFEDGLKPMIVTGKSSEPYTAFKRYLSTGARVRNWFNSDPWTKGTPAYNDIQTVRKMHTIVRNKLNVISNEEIDKAGKIENAWSPTRNILLQDFRSECPAALPGQCPFTMNTVRSIRPKGLHQGEMAVTQGGFVCLAVLYPEAFGLHGATDKDLDDFCHVWRGIGYLLGIEDEFNFCGGTLEDVKKRSADYIHEWVRPNLRDITPEWEHMMRCITAGMQYYFPGSSYEVSLLYLTELMNLDMPRLRSSLSYREWIKYKITKFTMEYACRSPQLKTFFNSRLNKSMDRALKFTDEKHAELRDKSSKTLSVMLKKNNNNTNKNHEKYLHVSIFSQYKIIGFLMLCAQCLIMWRAKFISDIL; encoded by the exons ATGAAAGATTCTGAGAGCAATGACCGAGAATTGCCTACCGACGTAAAACAATTTCATGATTTAtccaataaaactaaaattacacAATCGACCGGTGaaataaaatgtgaaaaaatgtttgatgATAAAGATAAGATGATAaaggatttatttaaaaagtttaatgttaatttaccGGCAAATTGGgatgaattaaataatcaagatAAACGTAAATTAGTACGTAAATGGACACGTGAAGCTTTTCCTAATTTACCCGAATCATTATTGACAATAACAGTTGGTTGGACAGTTAATGGTGACTGTGGTAGATCTGCAGACCAAGTACCCGATTGGTTAGACCGCGAAAAGTTTGCTCGAGGTCAGAAATTTGCTCGTGATAATCTTTTTGGAATATATTTCTCTCAACTTCTTACTTTATTTggtttattttcatttgagGACGGTCTTAAGCCAATGATTGTTACTGGAAAGTCATCAGAGCCTTACACAGCATTTAAaag ATACCTGTCTACTGGAGCGCGAGTAAGAAATTGGTTTAACAGCGATCCTTGGACCAAGGGCACGCCAGCATACAATGACATTCAAACAGTAAGGAAAATGCACACAATAGTACGTAATAAATTGAATGTGATATCGAACGAAGAAATAGACAAAGCCGGGAAAATAGAGAATGCATGGTCGCCAacgagaaatattttattgcaagATTTCCGATCAGAATGCCCGGCGGCTTTGCCTGGGCAGTGTCCTTTTACGATGAATACTGTAAGATCCATACGACCTAAAGGATTGCATCAAGGTGAGATGGCTGTTACTCAAGGTGGATTTGTTTGTTTAGCTGTTCTTTATCCCGAAGCTTTCGGTCTCCATGGCGCTACTGATAAAGATCTAGATGACTTTTGCCATGTATGGAGGGGCATCGGTTATCTTCTTGGCATTGAAGACGa attcaATTTCTGTGGAGGAACATTAGAAGACGTTAAAAAACGTTCTGCAGATTATATACACGAATGGGTAAGACCTAATCTGCGTGATATAACTCCAGAGTGGGAGCACATGATGAGATGTATTACTGCTGGAatgcaatattattttcctGGCAGTTCTTACGAAGTAAGTCTCCTGTATCTTACGGAACTTATGAATCTCGACATGCCGCGATTACGTTCGTCACTCAGCTATCGCGAATggattaaatacaaaattaccAA atttacaaTGGAATATGCCTGCCGCTCACCACAACttaaaacgttttttaattCTCGTCTTAATAAGTCCATGGATCGTGCATTAAAATTCACTGATGAAAAACATGCTGAGTTACGTGACAAATCCTCTAAAACATTATCtgtaatgttaaaaaaaaataataataataccaataaaaatcatgaaaaatatttacatgtcAGTATTTTTTCTCAGTATAAAATTATCGGTTTTTTAATGTTATGTGCGCAATGTTTAATTATGTGGAGAGCTAAATTTATttcggatattttataa
- the LOC103570503 gene encoding uncharacterized protein LOC103570503 produces MNQKKATVKESLSYAKFNKKKPIGIKLRGKYLFRAGVRLVIEYIEWLKNEDNELYKIDDKSLSIKDRSILLTEPNFRSKQEKIYIVDLIKKFNAFKKYPDKERQLIAKVVYYKNFKSQRVIVRQNHPAKYLYFIIKGEVELSKIEKDNITGDIKEINAGVLGPGDMFGEVALLHSISRSTTVISKTSVDFFCLDKSDFDQLLKNFLLQNWNVLQDALVNFNYFKSWDDTTIRECCVLSKIKDFEPNEILLGDGKGMVNYVYFLLSGMCRLIEHMLVFEEKRYGKINYRLYDSEKSDISRRSSKRVSRKSNGEINFPIIKSSEKVPGVKDFTKKLLSKKIKNPMDFDRESTITTTLQDVVNQWHEITDVATALMRKPSTLSDQTYPGVKTIFIQICEFHRGACFGLGEEMRNRRIVSTTSVRCLLIPRYWLLEHNHANIWQRVKVFMNSKYPTRHKLFQEFVINRKWTEYKKQLLEDVIKRSKKTCNNTTIHDVPYSIRINSTSNSI; encoded by the exons atgaatcaaaaaAAGGCAACTGTAAAAGAATCGCTGAGTTACgcaaagtttaacaaaaaaaaacctattGGA ataaaattaagaggaaaatatttatttagagcGGGTGTTAGATTAGTTATTGAATATATTGAGTggttaaaaaatgaagacaatgaattatataaaatagatgATAAATCTCTGAGTATTAAAGACCGATCAATTCTTTTAACTGAACCTAATTTTCGTagcaaacaagaaaaaatttatatagttgatttaattaaaaaatttaatgctttCAAAAAGTATCCAGACAAAGAAAGACAATTGATTGCTAAAGtcgtttattataaaaattttaaatctcagCGTGTTATTGTAAGACAAAATCATCCagctaaatatttatattttattataaaaggaGAAGttgaattaagtaaaattgaaaaagataatattactg gAGAcatcaaagaaataaatgctGGAGTTTTAGGACCTGGTGACATGTTTGGTGAAGTAGCACTTCTTCATTCCATTTCACGGTCAACAACTGTTATTtctaaaa cttctgtagattttttttgtcttgatAAATCAGACTTTGACcagctattaaaaaattttttactgcaaaaTTGGAATGTATTGCAAGATGcgcttgttaattttaattattttaaatcatggGATGATACTACTATAAGAGAATGTTGTGTTCTCAgtaaaattaaagattttGAACCCAATGag atTCTATTGGGTGATGGAAAGGGTATGGTAAATTacgtttactttttattatcagGCATGTGTCGACTGATTGAACATATGTTAGTGTTTGAAGAAAAACGTtatggtaaaataaattatcgattGTATGATTCTGAAAAATCAGATATATCTAGAAGAAGTAGTAAAAGAGTTAGTCGTAAATCTAATggtgaaattaattttcca attatCAAAAGTTCCGAAAAAGTTCCAGGAGTTAAagatttcacaaaaaaattattgtctaaaaaaataaaaaatccaatggATTTTGATCGTGAAAGTACAATTACAACAACATTACAAGATGTA gtaAATCAATGGCACGAAATAACAGATGTTGCGACAGCATTGATGCGTAAACCATCGACATTGTCTGACCAAACTTATCCAGGTGTTAAAACTATTTTCATACAAATATGTGAATTCCATCGCGGTGCTTGTTTTGGTTtag gtGAAGAGATGCGGAATCGACGCATAGTATCCACAACATCAGTGCGTTGCTTATTAATTCCGCGTTACTGGTTACTTGAACACAATCATGCAAATATTTGGCAACGAGTCAAAGTATTTATGAACTCTAAGTATCCAACAAGGCATAAATTGTTTCAAGAGTTTGTTATCAATCGAAA atggACCGagtataaaaaacaattattagaaGATGTTATTAAAAGGAGTAAAAAAACTTGTAATAATACAACAATTCATGATGTTCCTTATTCGATTCGaataaattcaacttcaaacagtatataa